Proteins encoded by one window of Aphidius gifuensis isolate YNYX2018 linkage group LG2, ASM1490517v1, whole genome shotgun sequence:
- the LOC122848051 gene encoding ral GTPase-activating protein subunit beta isoform X2 has translation MNLGVFNRVNLKDTGGGMYSEWASLSSLIQRGSDESRSVLDKFSAGAGREVALSIVRQLSSNLGISQAAEPSTLNTDKEVQWCMEVICYGLSLPLAEHDTVRDCVNVYCEWLSALYSTPKISVPKPIVDDPNFYARKIISHFHNLFVPRKGEVWPFLYQDLGADTINKQAVLCHRVLRTLQQVARSTAILDGETWESLLLFLIGINDALLAPPAVREDAGEQLCERVLGVLLEVWLVACEKNFPSPPLWRTLRESCLRWRHRLALIEQWNRVCLALTAKLLNIMYGPMFPELKISEEDMTLVPSTISDEAVAQAWYRLLRTIGDPVDLCRPAVVSQTQAFLQYAIASTNVVDPCQHPCLQALPHIFLKAIKGIAGQVDAFLGISQANCWEECCSNNYHNTYNNNNNNNNNSSNASTLQGGNHHYYYGYSIGGVGGNDKSGTNRDQPQPSPTPPPTQRRLAKSFSVTPSAVTKGMPKASLIGLTTSRITSQPLAFGNSGPSSTSSTASVASISCNENRPSLAPGRPKCNSIFHLFGEWLFEAALIGTNGWSQNLPQPLGASKRPSSVLVDGPSSLQETKTEIPSSLGIDRYESGRAEAIGALCRIICAKKTGEDILPVYLSRFYQAISRGLNIDNININDNNRECGETLASILINSSDLFRLDLDGVEILAPAILTALELVLPDKDLKLKSQNISKIELRRASIQILLSMLVLPLHYQNLEIRELPNTSVGIGFEKNTLTFGQLKPRLMNLLINALQVENDSLNTHMLLGGLMLSVQDSATVEEVEKTTVIESMINDNTTTNLLSSVSSDSTSQISIASDIRSLGESSDVGTVQEETSAFDSAHALFLRATYLVCHRLISSWKTDLNISLAALELLSGLARTKIRETDALECKRAVKWLCDYITYQCFRPPPAHSKDLHSSIVAAFGCLTTWLTAHPELLQDKDCLTTVFEVVELGVSGTKSIGKPGEQIKMKDEKELKPASMRVRDAADSLLTIILEQVGYFPSACGAQSLSSLIDEITLCQKLKKQTTINGNNRQLAVEKFRYFVAENNATMLALLEEPLIDDNDNDGDGDKDDEDDDVNLDDDDDDDDDDGNIKKNNNLNSKKEKQIPTVTVLIRGPFGRHAWTMKLRHLPRHKSGFKSINENLGRPLPLAEEIIKTDFKPKFFPDNIDKIPHCKVDESIPSLDTVMNDNDTIKNEHYLLENLLDKQIINESNIDNKIIDDNYSECMTPNNSYDYQTARLFLSHFGFLNIESLIQSANNNNDKSNCCNLIALDPTLNGFLADLDSIDQTSPRTCDTVHIFYVKSGQKNPIDILSNVVNKNYVSANFLEFINSLGWPVDVSNHCGWTGHVSTSWHATPPPPSSSSSSINFDNHGGSLYNGNTQILYWADVNSEIAFIIPTCDSLSTTTTTATSSSSSSSSHGIMIAESLDERELSYGSDCTISNHTNFERSISDIVNNKNITINSHNPRTMSLDLDKQPLSLNDKSSTTTTTTTTSTVTDTTTTTNTTRPRRITKHSLPGQTDTRIMIVWLESHEDYLNFPISQLLSSTNTGIDTCRVLQSSDVQVIYLQSLNNGLMRVKLQGPITRINLATPLVDGMIVSRRVLGTLVRQTSLNMGKRKRLDNDTYHPPHVRRRLKIQDMIYKYKRHLSQPELLTLLFTNPHK, from the exons ATGAATTTAGGCGTATTTAACAGAGTTAATCTCAAG gaTACTGGAGGTGGAATGTATTCAGAATGGGCATCATTGAGTTCATTGATACAAAGAGGCTCAGATGAGAGTCGTAGtgttttagataaattttcagCAGGTGCTGGACGTGAAGTTGCACTTTCAATTGTACgtcaattatcatcaaatcTTGGTATATCACAAGCTGCTGAACCAAGTACATTAAATACAGATAAAGAAGTACAATGGTGTATGGAAGTAATATGTTATGGTTTATCATTACCCCTGGCTGAACATGATACTGTACGTGATTGTGTCAATGTTTATTGTGAATGGCTATCAGCACTATATTCTACACCAAAAATATCAGTACCAAAACCAATTGTTGATGATCCAAATTTTTATGCCAGAAAAATCATCAgtcattttcataatttatttgtaccaAGAAAAGGCGAAG TTTGGCCATTTTTGTATCAAGATTTAG GAGctgatacaataaataaacaagcaGTATTGTGTCATCGTGTATTACGAACACTTCAACAAGTTGCACGTAGTACAGCTATTTTAGATGGTGAAACTTGggaaagtttattattatttttaattggtatTAATGATGCATTATTGGCACCACCAGCTGTTCGTGAAGATGCCGGTGAACAATTATGTGAAAGAGTACTTGGTGTACTTCTTGAAGTTTGGCTTGTtgcatgtgaaaaaaattttccatcacCACCATTATGGCGAACACTAAGAGAATCTTGTTTACGATGGCGACACAGACTTGCACTTATTGAACAATGGAATCGTGTTTGTCTAGCATTAAcagcaaaattattaaatatcatgTATGGACCAATGTTTCCAGAGCTTAAAATAAGTGAAGAAGACATGACCTTGGTACCATCAACAATATCAGATGAAGCTGTTGCACAAGCATGGTACAGATTACTAAGAACAATTGGTGATCCAGTTGATTTATGTAGACCAGCAGTTGTATCACAAACACAAGCATTTTTACAATATGCAATTGCAAGTACAAATGTCGTTGATCCATGTCAACATCCATGTTTACAAGCATtaccacatatttttttaaaagcaataaaagGTATTGCTGGACAAGTTGATGCATTTCTTG gAATATCACAAGCAAACTGTTGGGAAGAATGTTgttcaaataattatcacaatacctataataataacaataataataataataatagtagtaatGCCTCAACATTACAAGGAggaaatcatcattattattatggatATTCAATTGGGGGGGTTGGTGGTAATGATAAAAGTGGTACAAATAGAGATCAACCACAACCatcaccaacaccaccaccaactcAACGAAGACTTGCTAAAAGTTTTAGCGTTACACCTTCTGCTGTCACCAAGG gAATGCCAAAAGCTTCATTGATTGGTTTAACAACAAGTAGAATAACAAGTCAACCATTGGCATTTGGTAATTCAGgaccatcatcaacatcaagtaCAGCTTCTGTTGCATCAATAAGTTGCAATGAAAATCGTCCATCATTGGCACCAGGTCGACCAAAATGTAATagtatatttcatttatttggtGAGTGGCTATTTGAAGCAGCACTTATTGGTACAAATGGATGGTCACAAAATTTACCACAACCACTTGGTGCATCAAAACGTCCATCATCTGTTCTTGTTGATGGACCAAGTTCATTACAAGAAACTAAAACTGAAATACCATCATCATTGGGAATTGATCGTTATGAGTCAGGAAGAGCTGAAGCAATTGGTGCACTTTGTCGTATAATATGTGCTAAAAAAACTGGTGAAGATATATTACCagtttatttatcaagatttTATCAAGCAATATCACGTGGtttaaatattgacaatataaatattaatgataataatcgtGAATGTGGTGAAACATTGGctagtatattaattaattcatcagaTTTATTTAGACTTGATTTAGATGGTGTTGAAATACTTGCACCAGCTATTTTAACAGCATTAGAACTTGTATTACCAGATAAAGatcttaaattaaaatcacaaaatatatcaaaaattgaattgagaAGAGcatcaatacaaatattattatcaatgctTGTTTTACCATTGCATTATCAAAATCTTGAAATTCGTGAATTACCAAATACATCTGTTGGTAttggttttgaaaaaaatacattaacatTTGGACAACTTAAACCAAGACTCATGAACTTACTTATAAATGCACTTCAAGTAGAAAATGATTCACTCAATACTCACATGTTACTTGGTGGATTAATGCTTAGTGTTCAAGACTCGGCAACTGTTGAAGAAGTTGAAAAAACAACAGTTATTGAATCCATGATAAATGacaatacaacaacaaatttattatcgtcag TAAGCAGTGATTCAACAAGTCAAATAAGCATTGCCAGTGATATTCGATCACTTGGTGAATCATCAGATGTTGGAACTGTCCAAGAAGAAACATCTGCAtttg ATTCAGCTCATGCACTTTTTTTACGTGCAACTTATCTTGTTTGTCATCGACTAATATCATCATGGAAAACAGATTTGAATATATCATTGGCTGcacttgaattattatcaggATTGGCAAGAACAAAAATTAGAGAAacag aTGCATTGGAATGTAAACGTGCTGTTAAATGGCTTTGTGATTATATAACATACCAATGTTTTCGTCCACCACCAGCTCATTCAAAAGATCTTCATTCATCAATTGTTGCTGCATTTGGATGTTTAACAACATGGCTAACAGCACATCCAGAATTATTACAAGACAAGGATTGTTTAACAACAGTATTTGAAGTTGTTGAACTTGGTGTATCGGGTACAAAAAGTATTGGTAAACCTGGtgaacaaattaaaatgaaagatgaaaaagaattaaagCCAGCATCAATGCGTGTACGTGATGCTGCTGattcattattaacaataatacttGAACAAGTTGGATATTTTCCAAGTGCATGTGGTGCacaatcattatcatcattaattgaCGAAATAACACTgtgtcaaaaattaaaaaaacaaacaacaataaatggTAATAATAGACAGTTGGCTGTTGAAAAATTTCGTTATTTTGTTGCTGAAAATAATGCAACAATGTTGGCATTATTAGAAGAGCCATTAAttgatgacaatgataatgatgGAGATGGAgataaagatgatgaagatgatgatgttaatcttgatgatgatgacgatgacgatgatgatgatggtaatattaaaaaaaataataatcttaatagcaaaaaagaaaaacaaataccAACAGTAACAGTATTAATACGTGGTCCATTTGGTAGACATGCATGGACAATGAAATTACGTCATTTGCCACGTCACAAATCTGGATTTAAaagtattaatgaaaatttaggtAGACCATTACCACTTGCTGaggaaataattaaaactgatTTTAAGCCAAAattttttcctgataatattgataaaataccaCACTGTAAAGTTGATGAATCAATACCAAGTCTTGATACTGTTATGAATGACAATGATACtattaaaaatgaacattatttacttgaaaatttacttgataaacaaataattaatgaaagtaatattgataataaaattatagatgATAATTATAGTGAATGCATGACACCAAATAATTCATATGATTATCAAACAGcaagattatttttaagtcattttggttttttaaatattgaatcattaaTACAATctgctaataataataatgataaatcaaattgttgtaatttaataGCATTAGATCCAACATTAAATGGTTTTTTAGCTGATCTTGATAGTATTGATCAAACAAGTCCAAGAACATGTGATActgtacatattttttatgttaaatctggacaaaaaaatccaattgatatattatcaaatgttgtcaataaaaattatgtatcagctaattttttagaatttataaattcacttGGTTGGCCAGTTGATGTATCAAATCATTGTGGTTGGACTGGTCATGTATCAACATCATGGCATGctacaccaccaccaccatcatcatcatcatcatcaattaattttgataatcatGGTGGTAGTTTATACAATGGTAAtacacaaatattatattgggCTGATGTTAATTCAGAAATTGCATTTATTATACCAACTTGTGattcattatcaacaacaacaacaacagcaacatcttcatcatcttcatcatcgtcACATGGAATAATGATTGCTGAATCATTGGATGAACGTGAATTAAGTTATGGAAGTGATTGTACTATATCAAATCATACAAATTTTGAAAGAAGTATAAgtgatattgttaataataaaaatataacaattaattcacATAATCCAAGAACAATGTCATTGGATTTAGATAAACAACCATTaagtttaaatgataaatcatcaacaacaacaacaacaacaacaacatcaacagtaactgatacaacaacaacaacaaatacaacTAGACCAAGAAGAATAACAAAACATTCATTACCTGGACAAACAGATACACGTATTATGATTGTATGGCTTGAAAGCCATgaggattatttaaattttccaatatcacaattattatcatcaacaaatactGGTATTGATACATGTAGAGTATTACAATCATCTGATGTACaagtaatatatttacaatcattaaataatggaTTAATGAGAGTTAAATTACAAGGACCAATAACACGTATTAATTTAGCAACACCACTTGTTGATGGAATGATTGTATCACGTCGTGTACTTGGTACACTTGTACGACaaacatcattaaatatgggaaaaagaaaaagacttGATAATGATACTTATCATCCACCACATGTTAGAAGACGTTTAAAAATCCAAgatatgatttataaatataaacgtCATTTATCACAACCTGAATTActcacattattatttacaaatccacataaataa
- the LOC122848051 gene encoding ral GTPase-activating protein subunit beta isoform X5: protein MNLGVFNRVNLKDTGGGMYSEWASLSSLIQRGSDESRSVLDKFSAGAGREVALSIVRQLSSNLGISQAAEPSTLNTDKEVQWCMEVICYGLSLPLAEHDTVRDCVNVYCEWLSALYSTPKISVPKPIVDDPNFYARKIISHFHNLFVPRKGEVWPFLYQDLGADTINKQAVLCHRVLRTLQQVARSTAILDGETWESLLLFLIGINDALLAPPAVREDAGEQLCERVLGVLLEVWLVACEKNFPSPPLWRTLRESCLRWRHRLALIEQWNRVCLALTAKLLNIMYGPMFPELKISEEDMTLVPSTISDEAVAQAWYRLLRTIGDPVDLCRPAVVSQTQAFLQYAIASTNVVDPCQHPCLQALPHIFLKAIKGIAGQVDAFLGISQANCWEECCSNNYHNTYNNNNNNNNNSSNASTLQGGNHHYYYGYSIGGVGGNDKSGTNRDQPQPSPTPPPTQRRLAKSFSVTPSAVTKGMPKASLIGLTTSRITSQPLAFGNSGPSSTSSTASVASISCNENRPSLAPGRPKCNSIFHLFGEWLFEAALIGTNGWSQNLPQPLGASKRPSSVLVDGPSSLQETKTEIPSSLGIDRYESGRAEAIGALCRIICAKKTGEDILPVYLSRFYQAISRGLNIDNININDNNRECGETLASILINSSDLFRLDLDGVEILAPAILTALELVLPDKDLKLKSQNISKIELRRASIQILLSMLVLPLHYQNLEIRELPNTSVGIGFEKNTLTFGQLKPRLMNLLINALQVENDSLNTHMLLGGLMLSVQDSATVEEVEKTTVIESMINDNTTTNLLSSDSAHALFLRATYLVCHRLISSWKTDLNISLAALELLSGLARTKIRETDALECKRAVKWLCDYITYQCFRPPPAHSKDLHSSIVAAFGCLTTWLTAHPELLQDKDCLTTVFEVVELGVSGTKSIGKPGEQIKMKDEKELKPASMRVRDAADSLLTIILEQVGYFPSACGAQSLSSLIDEITLCQKLKKQTTINGNNRQLAVEKFRYFVAENNATMLALLEEPLIDDNDNDGDGDKDDEDDDVNLDDDDDDDDDDGNIKKNNNLNSKKEKQIPTVTVLIRGPFGRHAWTMKLRHLPRHKSGFKSINENLGRPLPLAEEIIKTDFKPKFFPDNIDKIPHCKVDESIPSLDTVMNDNDTIKNEHYLLENLLDKQIINESNIDNKIIDDNYSECMTPNNSYDYQTARLFLSHFGFLNIESLIQSANNNNDKSNCCNLIALDPTLNGFLADLDSIDQTSPRTCDTVHIFYVKSGQKNPIDILSNVVNKNYVSANFLEFINSLGWPVDVSNHCGWTGHVSTSWHATPPPPSSSSSSINFDNHGGSLYNGNTQILYWADVNSEIAFIIPTCDSLSTTTTTATSSSSSSSSHGIMIAESLDERELSYGSDCTISNHTNFERSISDIVNNKNITINSHNPRTMSLDLDKQPLSLNDKSSTTTTTTTTSTVTDTTTTTNTTRPRRITKHSLPGQTDTRIMIVWLESHEDYLNFPISQLLSSTNTGIDTCRVLQSSDVQVIYLQSLNNGLMRVKLQGPITRINLATPLVDGMIVSRRVLGTLVRQTSLNMGKRKRLDNDTYHPPHVRRRLKIQDMIYKYKRHLSQPELLTLLFTNPHK from the exons ATGAATTTAGGCGTATTTAACAGAGTTAATCTCAAG gaTACTGGAGGTGGAATGTATTCAGAATGGGCATCATTGAGTTCATTGATACAAAGAGGCTCAGATGAGAGTCGTAGtgttttagataaattttcagCAGGTGCTGGACGTGAAGTTGCACTTTCAATTGTACgtcaattatcatcaaatcTTGGTATATCACAAGCTGCTGAACCAAGTACATTAAATACAGATAAAGAAGTACAATGGTGTATGGAAGTAATATGTTATGGTTTATCATTACCCCTGGCTGAACATGATACTGTACGTGATTGTGTCAATGTTTATTGTGAATGGCTATCAGCACTATATTCTACACCAAAAATATCAGTACCAAAACCAATTGTTGATGATCCAAATTTTTATGCCAGAAAAATCATCAgtcattttcataatttatttgtaccaAGAAAAGGCGAAG TTTGGCCATTTTTGTATCAAGATTTAG GAGctgatacaataaataaacaagcaGTATTGTGTCATCGTGTATTACGAACACTTCAACAAGTTGCACGTAGTACAGCTATTTTAGATGGTGAAACTTGggaaagtttattattatttttaattggtatTAATGATGCATTATTGGCACCACCAGCTGTTCGTGAAGATGCCGGTGAACAATTATGTGAAAGAGTACTTGGTGTACTTCTTGAAGTTTGGCTTGTtgcatgtgaaaaaaattttccatcacCACCATTATGGCGAACACTAAGAGAATCTTGTTTACGATGGCGACACAGACTTGCACTTATTGAACAATGGAATCGTGTTTGTCTAGCATTAAcagcaaaattattaaatatcatgTATGGACCAATGTTTCCAGAGCTTAAAATAAGTGAAGAAGACATGACCTTGGTACCATCAACAATATCAGATGAAGCTGTTGCACAAGCATGGTACAGATTACTAAGAACAATTGGTGATCCAGTTGATTTATGTAGACCAGCAGTTGTATCACAAACACAAGCATTTTTACAATATGCAATTGCAAGTACAAATGTCGTTGATCCATGTCAACATCCATGTTTACAAGCATtaccacatatttttttaaaagcaataaaagGTATTGCTGGACAAGTTGATGCATTTCTTG gAATATCACAAGCAAACTGTTGGGAAGAATGTTgttcaaataattatcacaatacctataataataacaataataataataataatagtagtaatGCCTCAACATTACAAGGAggaaatcatcattattattatggatATTCAATTGGGGGGGTTGGTGGTAATGATAAAAGTGGTACAAATAGAGATCAACCACAACCatcaccaacaccaccaccaactcAACGAAGACTTGCTAAAAGTTTTAGCGTTACACCTTCTGCTGTCACCAAGG gAATGCCAAAAGCTTCATTGATTGGTTTAACAACAAGTAGAATAACAAGTCAACCATTGGCATTTGGTAATTCAGgaccatcatcaacatcaagtaCAGCTTCTGTTGCATCAATAAGTTGCAATGAAAATCGTCCATCATTGGCACCAGGTCGACCAAAATGTAATagtatatttcatttatttggtGAGTGGCTATTTGAAGCAGCACTTATTGGTACAAATGGATGGTCACAAAATTTACCACAACCACTTGGTGCATCAAAACGTCCATCATCTGTTCTTGTTGATGGACCAAGTTCATTACAAGAAACTAAAACTGAAATACCATCATCATTGGGAATTGATCGTTATGAGTCAGGAAGAGCTGAAGCAATTGGTGCACTTTGTCGTATAATATGTGCTAAAAAAACTGGTGAAGATATATTACCagtttatttatcaagatttTATCAAGCAATATCACGTGGtttaaatattgacaatataaatattaatgataataatcgtGAATGTGGTGAAACATTGGctagtatattaattaattcatcagaTTTATTTAGACTTGATTTAGATGGTGTTGAAATACTTGCACCAGCTATTTTAACAGCATTAGAACTTGTATTACCAGATAAAGatcttaaattaaaatcacaaaatatatcaaaaattgaattgagaAGAGcatcaatacaaatattattatcaatgctTGTTTTACCATTGCATTATCAAAATCTTGAAATTCGTGAATTACCAAATACATCTGTTGGTAttggttttgaaaaaaatacattaacatTTGGACAACTTAAACCAAGACTCATGAACTTACTTATAAATGCACTTCAAGTAGAAAATGATTCACTCAATACTCACATGTTACTTGGTGGATTAATGCTTAGTGTTCAAGACTCGGCAACTGTTGAAGAAGTTGAAAAAACAACAGTTATTGAATCCATGATAAATGacaatacaacaacaaatttattatcgtcag ATTCAGCTCATGCACTTTTTTTACGTGCAACTTATCTTGTTTGTCATCGACTAATATCATCATGGAAAACAGATTTGAATATATCATTGGCTGcacttgaattattatcaggATTGGCAAGAACAAAAATTAGAGAAacag aTGCATTGGAATGTAAACGTGCTGTTAAATGGCTTTGTGATTATATAACATACCAATGTTTTCGTCCACCACCAGCTCATTCAAAAGATCTTCATTCATCAATTGTTGCTGCATTTGGATGTTTAACAACATGGCTAACAGCACATCCAGAATTATTACAAGACAAGGATTGTTTAACAACAGTATTTGAAGTTGTTGAACTTGGTGTATCGGGTACAAAAAGTATTGGTAAACCTGGtgaacaaattaaaatgaaagatgaaaaagaattaaagCCAGCATCAATGCGTGTACGTGATGCTGCTGattcattattaacaataatacttGAACAAGTTGGATATTTTCCAAGTGCATGTGGTGCacaatcattatcatcattaattgaCGAAATAACACTgtgtcaaaaattaaaaaaacaaacaacaataaatggTAATAATAGACAGTTGGCTGTTGAAAAATTTCGTTATTTTGTTGCTGAAAATAATGCAACAATGTTGGCATTATTAGAAGAGCCATTAAttgatgacaatgataatgatgGAGATGGAgataaagatgatgaagatgatgatgttaatcttgatgatgatgacgatgacgatgatgatgatggtaatattaaaaaaaataataatcttaatagcaaaaaagaaaaacaaataccAACAGTAACAGTATTAATACGTGGTCCATTTGGTAGACATGCATGGACAATGAAATTACGTCATTTGCCACGTCACAAATCTGGATTTAAaagtattaatgaaaatttaggtAGACCATTACCACTTGCTGaggaaataattaaaactgatTTTAAGCCAAAattttttcctgataatattgataaaataccaCACTGTAAAGTTGATGAATCAATACCAAGTCTTGATACTGTTATGAATGACAATGATACtattaaaaatgaacattatttacttgaaaatttacttgataaacaaataattaatgaaagtaatattgataataaaattatagatgATAATTATAGTGAATGCATGACACCAAATAATTCATATGATTATCAAACAGcaagattatttttaagtcattttggttttttaaatattgaatcattaaTACAATctgctaataataataatgataaatcaaattgttgtaatttaataGCATTAGATCCAACATTAAATGGTTTTTTAGCTGATCTTGATAGTATTGATCAAACAAGTCCAAGAACATGTGATActgtacatattttttatgttaaatctggacaaaaaaatccaattgatatattatcaaatgttgtcaataaaaattatgtatcagctaattttttagaatttataaattcacttGGTTGGCCAGTTGATGTATCAAATCATTGTGGTTGGACTGGTCATGTATCAACATCATGGCATGctacaccaccaccaccatcatcatcatcatcatcaattaattttgataatcatGGTGGTAGTTTATACAATGGTAAtacacaaatattatattgggCTGATGTTAATTCAGAAATTGCATTTATTATACCAACTTGTGattcattatcaacaacaacaacaacagcaacatcttcatcatcttcatcatcgtcACATGGAATAATGATTGCTGAATCATTGGATGAACGTGAATTAAGTTATGGAAGTGATTGTACTATATCAAATCATACAAATTTTGAAAGAAGTATAAgtgatattgttaataataaaaatataacaattaattcacATAATCCAAGAACAATGTCATTGGATTTAGATAAACAACCATTaagtttaaatgataaatcatcaacaacaacaacaacaacaacaacatcaacagtaactgatacaacaacaacaacaaatacaacTAGACCAAGAAGAATAACAAAACATTCATTACCTGGACAAACAGATACACGTATTATGATTGTATGGCTTGAAAGCCATgaggattatttaaattttccaatatcacaattattatcatcaacaaatactGGTATTGATACATGTAGAGTATTACAATCATCTGATGTACaagtaatatatttacaatcattaaataatggaTTAATGAGAGTTAAATTACAAGGACCAATAACACGTATTAATTTAGCAACACCACTTGTTGATGGAATGATTGTATCACGTCGTGTACTTGGTACACTTGTACGACaaacatcattaaatatgggaaaaagaaaaagacttGATAATGATACTTATCATCCACCACATGTTAGAAGACGTTTAAAAATCCAAgatatgatttataaatataaacgtCATTTATCACAACCTGAATTActcacattattatttacaaatccacataaataa